In the Schaalia hyovaginalis genome, AGGCCGTTTCCGACCGGGCCATCACCGGCCGTGTCGCCCTCGTCACCGGCGGGGCGCAGGGCTTCGGCGCAGAGATCGCCAAGGGCCTGGTCGACCAGGGCTGCTTCGTCTACATCGCCGACCTCAACGCCGAGGGCGCGAGCGCGAAGGCCGCCGAACTCGGTGAACTCGCCCACCCGATCGCCGTCAACGTGGCCGACGAGGACTCGGTTTCGGCGATGGTCGAAGAGATCGAGCGCGTGACGGGCGGTCTCGACCTCGTCGTCTCGAACGCGGGCATCGTCCGCGCCGGCTCCGTCCTCGAGCAGGACACCGCCGCCTTCCGCCTGTCGACCGACATCAACTACGTCGCCTTCTTCCTCGTGACGAAACACCTCGGCGGCCTCCTGGCCCGTCAGTACGAGACTTCGGGCGGATGGCTCACCGACATCATCCAGATCAACTCGAAGTCCGGACTCGTCGGCTCGAACAAGAACGCCGCCTACGCGGGCTCGAAGTTCGGGGGCATCGGCCTCGTCCAGTCCTTCGCCCTCGAGCTCGTCGAGCACGGCGTGAAGGTGAACGCGATCTGCCCGGGCAACTTCTACGACGGGCCGCTGTGGTCCGACCCGGTCAAGGGCCTCTTCGTCCAGTACCTCGAGTCGGGCAAGGTCCCCGGCGCGACGACCGTCGAAGAGGTGAAGGAGGCCTATGTCTCGAAGGTCCCGATGCGCCGCGGTGCGAACGGACTCGACGTGCTCCGCGCGATCTTCTACCTCGTCGAACAGGCCTATGAGACCGGCCAGGCCCTGCCGGTGACCGGCGGCCAGGTCATGCTCAACTGACGCTCGAGCGCCGACCGGCCATCGGGCGGCGCGCACCCCACAGGCGATACCGCCCCCACCTCCAAGCGAAGGACGCGACATGCCCACCTATCCCGAATCGCAGTACGCAATCCAGATCGTCGGCAAGGACGAGTTCATCGTCAACGATCGCAAGCCGATCGATCCGGTCGGCCCGCATCAGATGATGCTCGAGGTCGAGGCCTGCGGCATCTGCTTCTCCGATACGAAGCTCCTCCACCAGTTCGATTCGCACCCGCGCAAGTCGGAGGTGATCGCGGGCATCGATCTCGAGGCCCTCGCTGAGATCCCCGGCTATCGCCCCGGAACCCAGCCGACGACCCCCGGGCACGAGCCGGTCGCCCGCGTCGTCGAGGTCGGTGAGAAGGTCACGCACTTCAAGGTCGGCGACCGCGTCCTCGTCCAGGCGGACTGGAAGCACCTGCGGACCGCGAAGTCGAACGGGGCCTTCGGGTACAACTTCGACGGCGCCCTCGAGGAGTTCGTCGTCGTCGACGAGCGCTGCGTCGTATCGCCCGAGGGCGAGGAGTTCCTCATCCACGTCAGCGATGGCCCCTCGGCGGCGGCCGTCGGCCTCATCGAGCCCTGGGCGACGGTCGAGGGCTCCTACGCGTGGGCCGAACGCGATCACATCGCCGACGGGGGCGCGCTCCTGGTCGTGGGCGAGGGCTCCGTCGATTCGCTGACGGCCGAGCGCGCCCCCGCCTCGGTGGAGCGCGTCGAGGCCTCCGTGGCGGCGCTCGACGCCCTCGAGGGCCGGACCTTCGACGACATCGTCGCCTTCACCGCCGATCCCGAGGTCATCGAGAAGGCGTCGCTGCTGCTCGGGACCCGCTCGGTGATGTGCGTCGTCCTGAACGGTGGGACGATCTCCCGGAAGGTGTCCTTGGACATCGGCCGCGTCCACTACGACTTCATCCGCTTCTGCGGCACGACCGGGTCGGACCCGGCGGAGGGCTACGCGTGGATCCCCGCCAACGGCGATCTGCGCGAGAACGACAAGTGCGCCTTCATCGGCGCCGCGGGCCCGATGGGCGTCATGCACACGATGCGCGCCGTCACCTCGGGCGTGCCCGGGCTCAGCGTGGTCGGCACGGACCTGTCGGATGAGCGCCTCGAGAACCTCAAGAAGGTCGTCGGCCCGACCGCTGAGAAGAACGGCGTTCCGCTGGAGATCCTCAACACCTCGACGAGCCCCCTCGAGTACGGCTACACCTACGTCACCTGCCTGGTGCCCGTGCCGCCGCTCGTGTCCCAGGCGGTCGACATGTGCGCCGAGGGCGCGATCCTCAACGCCTTCGCCGGCATCCCGGCGGGGACCTTCGGCGATTTCGACCTCCAGGGCATCATCGAACGCAGGATCTTCATGCTCGGCACCTCCGGCTCGGATGTGTCCGATATGCGCACGGTCCTGCGCAAGATCGAGGCGGGGATCATCGACACGACGATCTCGCTGTGGGCGGTCACCGGCATGGCCGGGTTCGGCGATGCGATCAACGCGGTGATGGATCGGACCTCGGGCGGCAAGATCATGGTCTTCCCGAAGCTCCACGATCTCGGTCTGACGCCGGTGTCCGAGCTCGCCGAGAAGTTCCCCGAGGTCGCGGCGAAGCTGGAGAACGGCTTGTGGACCAAGGCGAGCGAGGAGGCGCTGCTCGCGACGGCGAAGTGAGCGTCATCGTCTGAGCCTTCAGTCTGAGCCTTCGGGCGCTTGCGGCCCCGTCCTCGTCGAGCGAGGGCGGGGCCGAGGGCTTCGCCGGGCGGGCGGGAAAGCGCGCTATCTCAAGAAGAAGGCTTCGGCGAGGAGTTCGAGTTCGGAGGAGAGGGCCCGTTCGGCGAGGACCCTCGACATCTGGACCGGGTGGTCGGTGATGACCCCGTCGGCGGATGAGGCGGCGAAGCGGCGCATCGAGTCCTCGGAGTTGACGGTCCAGACGAAGACCTTCTTGCCGGCGGCGTGCGCCGAGTCGACGAGGGATTCGGAGAAGACCCCTTCTTCCATCACGAGGTGGTCGGAGGGGATGCCCGCGGGGTCGCCGAAGGAGAAGAAGTAGAGGTAGCCGGTCGCGAGTTCGGGCAGGGCCGCCTCGATGACGCGGATGAGGTCGAGGTCGAGCGAGAGGAGGACGACCTGATCCTTCATCCCGCGAACCCGGATCATCTCGGCGACGTCCTCGGCCATGCGGCGATCCGCGGTGGAGCCCTTGAGCTCGATGAACAGCCCGATGCGGTCCTTCGCGGCGTCGAGCATCTCCTCCAGGGAGGCGACGGGGCGCGAGGGGGAGCCGGGGGTGAAGGCGTTGGCGATCGAGAGCGACCGGATCTCCTCCAGGCTTATCTCCTGCGCCGAAGAGGGGCGTCCCGCGACGCGCGAGAAGGTGTTGTCATGGTTGATGACGTAGTGGCCGTCGCGGGTGCGCTGGACGTCGATCTCCGCCCAGGCCACGCCTTCGCGAATCGCTCCTTCGAGGCCGGCGAGAGAGTTCTCCGCGTCGAGGTCGCCGCCCGCGCGGTGTGCGACGATCTGCATCTCCTCGCTGCCGCTCGCGCCCTTCGCCTCGGCGCTGAGCGCCCCGGATGCGAGGAGCGCGCAGGAGGCGATGAGGAGGACGAGGGCGGAGAAGCCGAGTGCGAGGAGGCGCCTCAGAGCGCGGCCCCCGTCCGGATGCGGCGTCGTCGTGGCGCGAGGGGCGAGCTCAGGGGCTTCGCGGCGGGCGAAGCGCCGGACGACCACGCGGAGCTGCAGGGGGACTGCGATGAGGAGCAGGAGGAGCGGCAGGCCCGTGAAGAGGCCGCCGAGGAAGAGCAGGGAGAAGCGCTCGAAGGAGGCGGAAGCGGGGAAGAGGGAGGCGAGCATGCTCGTCCCTCCCGTTGCCAGGCCGATGAGGAGCAGGGAGCCGAGAAGGAAGGGGGCGCCGAGGAGGAGGGCGTCGAGGAGGAGTCCTTTCCAGTCGGCGCTGACGAAGCGGATCGAGGCGAGCATCGCGCGGCCGGGGGTGAGGTTCTTCATGAGCATCGCGGGGATCGTCGCGATGAGGAGGAAGGCGAGAAGGCCGATCGTGATGAGGGCGGCTCCGTAGAGGGCGGAATGGAGGCGGTTGCCGGCGATCGCCTCGGTGACGAAGGCGGGGACTTCGAGCCAGTCGAGTGCTTCGATTCGCGGTCCGATCCGCACGAGCGGCGCGATGACGAGGATGTAGGGGATGAGGAGCAGGGCGCTCGGGTGGAGGAGGCGGGGGAAGGCCCTGAGGGCCGCGAGCAGGAGGGTCCGCGCGTTCGGAACGGGTCTTCCTTCGAGGCGGGCCTGAGCGGCGACGACGTAGGCGACGACGTCGAGAACGAGGAGGAGGGCCGCCAGGAGGAGGGACAGGAGGATCGCCGCGAAGCCCTGGGCGCTCAGCAGGAAGCCGCGCGCATCCCCGGAGGTGAATGCGGCCCGTCCGCTCCTCGCGAGCAGGAAGGTGAGGGCGATCCGGTACGCGGGGAGGAGGATGAGCAGCGCGATCGATTTGGAGAGCGCGATGTAGCGCAGGTAGAGCCACAGATCGAGGCTGAGACCGCCGAAGAGGAGCGGCAGCCGGCCGAGGTATCGACGCGGTTTCGAGGAGGGGGACGTGTGCGGCACGGGCGTTTGTCTCCGGGTGGGCGGCGTGAGGGCGGGTTTCGATGCTACTCGAGGAGGGTGTTTCGTCGCGATCGTCTTCGACGAGGGCGATCGTATTGCTCCTCGTGAAACGGCCCCGTCCTCGTCATCGACGAGGAGGGGGCCGTTGAGGGCTTCAGGGCGAATGCCCTTGTCATCGCCCGCAGTGGGGGCTCACTGCCAGTAGTCGAGCTTCTCGGCGATGCCGATGTCCGCCGAGTGGAAGACCGGGTCCTTGCCTTCGCGACGCTGCTTGGCGTAGTCGTTGGCGGCGTCGAAGGCCTTCTTGCCGAGGATGAGGATGACGGGCAGGTTGATGAACGCCATGAGGCCCATGAGGATGTCGCCGATGTTCCAGGCGAGGGCGAACTCGAGGAGGGCGCCCGCGAAGACGAGGAGCGAGGCGACGGTTCGGAAGATCTGGAGCGCCCAGATCGGGATCTGGCGGTCGCCGGCGAGGAATCGGAGGTTGACCTCCGCGTAGTAGAAGTTGCCGATGATCGTCGTGAATCCGAAGAGGAGCAGGGCGAAGGAGGTGAAGGGCACGGCGAATCCGCCGAGGGCCGTCGCCATCGACTGCGCGACGAGGGGAGCGCCCTTGAGCTCCTCACTGCCCTGGACGCCGGAGGAGAGGATGACGAAGGCGGTGATCGTGCAGATGACCATCGTGTCGATGAACACGGAGAGCATCTGGACGAGGCCCTGCTTGACCGGGTGCGAGACGGAGGCGGTGGCTGCGGCGTTCGGCGCGGAACCGACACCGGCTTCGTTGGAGTAGAGGCCGCGCTTGATGCCGTGCATCATCGCAGAGCCCGCGAAGCCGCCGAAGATCGCCTGGAAGTCGAAGGCGGACTTGAAGATCTGGCTGAACATCGCCGGGATGTTCTGGTAGTTGAAGATGATGACGATGATGCCCGCGATCAGGTAGATGACGGCCATGATCGGAACGAGGACGCCCGCGACGTTGGTGAGGCGGCGCGTTCCGCCGAAGATGGAGATCGCCATCGCGATGGCGAGAACAGCGCCGAGGGCGTAGGGGGTCCACGAGGCGTGGAACCAGGAGTACTGGGTGAAGGCGTCGACGACGTTGAAGGAGGCGAGCATGTTGAAGCCGCCCATGTAGGTGAGGATGAGGGCGATGGCGAATACGACTGCGAGCCAGCGCTGTTTGAGGGCGATCTGGATGTAGTAGGCCGGGCCGCCGATGGAGTGGTCGTCCTTGCCGTGCCCGCGCTTCTTGTAGATCTGGGCGAGGGTCGATTCGACGAAGGCGGAGGCGCCGCCGAGGGTGGCGATGACCCACATCCAGAAGACCGCTCCTGCGCCGCCCAGTGCGATGGCGGTTCCGACGCCCGCGATGTTGCCGATGCCGACGCGCGAGGCGGTCGAGACCATGAGGGCGCGGAAGGAGGAGACCTCGTCCTTCTCGTGGGGCGGTTCGGTGACGACGCGGACGGCTTCGCTAAACATCCGCAGCGGCAGGGCGCGTGAACGGATGAAGAAGTAGAGTCCTGCGCCGATGAGCAGGATCACGAGGATGTAGGTGTAGAGCGCGTCGGAGACGAGCGTGAGGTAGCCGTTGATGATGTCGCTCAACGTTTTCGGTTCAGAAGACATGATCGATCTCTTGACTGAAGATGGGGGTCGCCGGAAGTGTGGCGACGATGACCCGCTTACTGTACCGGAATGGTCAAGGGTGGGTCACGTTTTTCCATTTCGATGACCATAGGCGCTCTTGCCTTTGGTCATTTCTTCATTGACGAGGGCGATGCCATCCGGGACCGGGGTCAGGCGAGTGAGAGGAAGAGCCTTTCGAGCTCGCCCACCTTCTCGCGGGTGCCGTCGTCGTTGAGGCAGTCGCGCATGGCGCCGGAGATGATGGAGAAGCCCGCGCGTTGGAGGGCGGAGTTGACGGCCGCGAGCTGGGTGACGATGTCGCGGCACTCCTTCTCCTCTTCGATGGCGCGGATGACCGCGTCGAGTTGGCCGCGTGCGCGCTTGAGCCGGTTGAGGACTTTGCGCCTCGCGGCTTCGCGTTCGGCCTCGTCGTCCTGGGGGAGGGGGGACTCGGTGTTCACTGCTGATGCTCCTTCGCGGTGTGGTCGTCTCCTGGTGGCGGTGCGTGGGATCCTCTGCGCGAGCCCTTGCTGGAAGAATACCCCCGGGGGTATGGTCTTCTCAAGATTGTCACCGACTTGAAGGAGTCGAAGGACTCATGAACACCATCGTCGTCATCGGCGGCGTCGCAGCGGGGATGAGTTGCGCCGCCAGGCTGCGCCGCCTCGATGAGAAGGCGCGCATCATCGTCCTGGAGAAGGGCGACGACATCTCCATCGCCTCCTGCGGCCTCCCCTACTTCGTCTCCGGGGAGATCGAGCAAGAGCGCTCGCTCCGGGTCCAGACCCCCGCCTCGATCGGGGCTTCCCTCAACCTCGATATCCGGGTCGGCCATGAGGCGCTGTCCATCGACCGGGAGCGCAGGACCGTGCGAGTCCGATCCTCGGCGGGGGAGGAGGAGCTCTCATACGACGCCCTCCTCCTCGCGCCCGGCGCGCGGGGCGTCGAGCTGCCCATTCCCGGAATCGGCCTTCCTCAGGTGCGGACGCTGCGGTCGATCCCCGATGCCGTCGAAGTGGCGGGAATCGCGAAGAACGGCGGGCGGGCCGTCGTCATCGGCGCGGGCTTCATCGGACTCGAAGCGGCTGAAGCCCTCGCGCTCGCCGGAATGGAGGTCGCCCTCGTCGAGGGGACGGACCACGTCCTTCCCCCCGTCGAAGAAGAGCTCTCCGCCCTCGTCCTCGACGAACTCGAAGGGCTCGGGCTCAGAGTGATCGAATCCGCCCGAGTCACCGGAATCGAAGAAGTCGGGCAGGGCGCGCGCGTCCTCATCGAGGGACTCGAGCCCCTCGAAGCCGATCTCGTCCTCGTCGCAGTCGGCACCCGCCCCCGCTCCGAACTGGCTGAAGCGGCCGGACTCGAACTCCAGCGAGGGGCGATCGTCGTCGACGAGCACGGGCGCACCTGCGATCCGAGGATCTGGGCCGCCGGCGATGCGGTCCTCTCCCGCAGCGCGACGACCGGGGCCCTGCGTCCGATCCCTCTCGCAGGGCCCGCCAGCCGTGCGGGCAGGCGGATCGCCGACGACATCGTCTCGGTCATCGGCGCCGAGGGCGCAGCGTCTCCCCGTGATGCGGGGACCAAGGCGATCGCCGCGCCTCTCGGCACCGCGATCGTCCGGGTCGGACGCCTCCAAGTCGCCATGACGGGGGCGAATTCCCGTGAACTCTCGCAAGCGGGGGTGCCCTTCCGGACGATCCACGCCCACCACAATCAGCACGTCGCCTACTTCCCGGGTGCGCAGATGATGGCACTCATCGTCCACGTCGG is a window encoding:
- a CDS encoding SDR family NAD(P)-dependent oxidoreductase; this translates as MTHAPLVRGLFLGALARPVIVRATQAPAALDLGDDPRAIDPASLAGTDLPVVVSVGGETYEVTGQAVSDRAITGRVALVTGGAQGFGAEIAKGLVDQGCFVYIADLNAEGASAKAAELGELAHPIAVNVADEDSVSAMVEEIERVTGGLDLVVSNAGIVRAGSVLEQDTAAFRLSTDINYVAFFLVTKHLGGLLARQYETSGGWLTDIIQINSKSGLVGSNKNAAYAGSKFGGIGLVQSFALELVEHGVKVNAICPGNFYDGPLWSDPVKGLFVQYLESGKVPGATTVEEVKEAYVSKVPMRRGANGLDVLRAIFYLVEQAYETGQALPVTGGQVMLN
- a CDS encoding alcohol dehydrogenase catalytic domain-containing protein translates to MPTYPESQYAIQIVGKDEFIVNDRKPIDPVGPHQMMLEVEACGICFSDTKLLHQFDSHPRKSEVIAGIDLEALAEIPGYRPGTQPTTPGHEPVARVVEVGEKVTHFKVGDRVLVQADWKHLRTAKSNGAFGYNFDGALEEFVVVDERCVVSPEGEEFLIHVSDGPSAAAVGLIEPWATVEGSYAWAERDHIADGGALLVVGEGSVDSLTAERAPASVERVEASVAALDALEGRTFDDIVAFTADPEVIEKASLLLGTRSVMCVVLNGGTISRKVSLDIGRVHYDFIRFCGTTGSDPAEGYAWIPANGDLRENDKCAFIGAAGPMGVMHTMRAVTSGVPGLSVVGTDLSDERLENLKKVVGPTAEKNGVPLEILNTSTSPLEYGYTYVTCLVPVPPLVSQAVDMCAEGAILNAFAGIPAGTFGDFDLQGIIERRIFMLGTSGSDVSDMRTVLRKIEAGIIDTTISLWAVTGMAGFGDAINAVMDRTSGGKIMVFPKLHDLGLTPVSELAEKFPEVAAKLENGLWTKASEEALLATAK
- a CDS encoding glycerophosphodiester phosphodiesterase family protein; translation: MPHTSPSSKPRRYLGRLPLLFGGLSLDLWLYLRYIALSKSIALLILLPAYRIALTFLLARSGRAAFTSGDARGFLLSAQGFAAILLSLLLAALLLVLDVVAYVVAAQARLEGRPVPNARTLLLAALRAFPRLLHPSALLLIPYILVIAPLVRIGPRIEALDWLEVPAFVTEAIAGNRLHSALYGAALITIGLLAFLLIATIPAMLMKNLTPGRAMLASIRFVSADWKGLLLDALLLGAPFLLGSLLLIGLATGGTSMLASLFPASASFERFSLLFLGGLFTGLPLLLLLIAVPLQLRVVVRRFARREAPELAPRATTTPHPDGGRALRRLLALGFSALVLLIASCALLASGALSAEAKGASGSEEMQIVAHRAGGDLDAENSLAGLEGAIREGVAWAEIDVQRTRDGHYVINHDNTFSRVAGRPSSAQEISLEEIRSLSIANAFTPGSPSRPVASLEEMLDAAKDRIGLFIELKGSTADRRMAEDVAEMIRVRGMKDQVVLLSLDLDLIRVIEAALPELATGYLYFFSFGDPAGIPSDHLVMEEGVFSESLVDSAHAAGKKVFVWTVNSEDSMRRFAASSADGVITDHPVQMSRVLAERALSSELELLAEAFFLR
- a CDS encoding alanine/glycine:cation symporter family protein; protein product: MSSEPKTLSDIINGYLTLVSDALYTYILVILLIGAGLYFFIRSRALPLRMFSEAVRVVTEPPHEKDEVSSFRALMVSTASRVGIGNIAGVGTAIALGGAGAVFWMWVIATLGGASAFVESTLAQIYKKRGHGKDDHSIGGPAYYIQIALKQRWLAVVFAIALILTYMGGFNMLASFNVVDAFTQYSWFHASWTPYALGAVLAIAMAISIFGGTRRLTNVAGVLVPIMAVIYLIAGIIVIIFNYQNIPAMFSQIFKSAFDFQAIFGGFAGSAMMHGIKRGLYSNEAGVGSAPNAAATASVSHPVKQGLVQMLSVFIDTMVICTITAFVILSSGVQGSEELKGAPLVAQSMATALGGFAVPFTSFALLLFGFTTIIGNFYYAEVNLRFLAGDRQIPIWALQIFRTVASLLVFAGALLEFALAWNIGDILMGLMAFINLPVILILGKKAFDAANDYAKQRREGKDPVFHSADIGIAEKLDYWQ
- a CDS encoding metal-sensitive transcriptional regulator, producing the protein MNTESPLPQDDEAEREAARRKVLNRLKRARGQLDAVIRAIEEEKECRDIVTQLAAVNSALQRAGFSIISGAMRDCLNDDGTREKVGELERLFLSLA
- a CDS encoding FAD-dependent oxidoreductase, with product MNTIVVIGGVAAGMSCAARLRRLDEKARIIVLEKGDDISIASCGLPYFVSGEIEQERSLRVQTPASIGASLNLDIRVGHEALSIDRERRTVRVRSSAGEEELSYDALLLAPGARGVELPIPGIGLPQVRTLRSIPDAVEVAGIAKNGGRAVVIGAGFIGLEAAEALALAGMEVALVEGTDHVLPPVEEELSALVLDELEGLGLRVIESARVTGIEEVGQGARVLIEGLEPLEADLVLVAVGTRPRSELAEAAGLELQRGAIVVDEHGRTCDPRIWAAGDAVLSRSATTGALRPIPLAGPASRAGRRIADDIVSVIGAEGAASPRDAGTKAIAAPLGTAIVRVGRLQVAMTGANSRELSQAGVPFRTIHAHHNQHVAYFPGAQMMALIVHVGEDGAILGAQGVGRDGVDRRIDVLATAIRAGLKAEDLVDIDLAYSPPFGAPKDPVNMVGMVAENLNSGLLELCYPWQLEEMRRTHLVLDVRRPDEIERGPRVPGALGIAHTELRDRLDEVREAAGGRPVLVHCAAGVRSYLAHRVLAEAGFVSTSLSGGMNTLKAWAKRHPGTLEY